In the genome of Palaemon carinicauda isolate YSFRI2023 chromosome 13, ASM3689809v2, whole genome shotgun sequence, one region contains:
- the LOC137652249 gene encoding putative CENPB DNA-binding domain-containing protein 1, with amino-acid sequence MGPKKLSFGSRSSSCGEKRKKSMVSLELKQEIIEKLERVVRVSDLGKQYGRNMSTISMIIKQKAAIKAVKPSKGITIIFKHRRSTLEEMECLLLIWIKDKEIVVNMITEAIISEKASAIYSDLKAAGSGGDMG; translated from the coding sequence atgggtcctaaaaagcttagtttcggttcaagAAGTAGTAGTTGTggcgagaaaaggaagaagtcaatggtttcattagaattaaagcaagaaataatagaaaagcttgAGCGAgttgtacgtgttagcgatcttggtaaacaatatggccggaatatgtctacgatctcgatgatcataaaacagaaggctgccattaaagcagtgaaaccttcgaaggggatcacaattattttcaaacatcgTAGgtctacccttgaagagatggaatgccttttgttaatatggatcaaggacaaggagattgttgtcAATATGATCACTGAAGCGATCATTtctgagaaggccagcgctatctacagtgacttgaaggcggcgggctctgggggtgacatgGGGTAG